Proteins encoded within one genomic window of Brevinema andersonii:
- a CDS encoding inositol monophosphatase family protein: MPQHHLKNENLETNKEFQRYLDVARIAALEGGRILKNGFKADKRVEWKGDIDPVTEFDRAAELVIRKTISAHFPDHEILGEEGGFESGKSKVRWIVDPIDGTANFTRKIPLVAVTIGVEVNNELAVGVVNNPIMDEEFYAAKNMGAFFNGERIFVSELQSLKKAYVGFGLRREKEYREPMLAATEKLLSEVRTIRRLGCAALSLAYIACGRIDGLSEICLKPWDMAGGALILKEAGGQLANLNGSPFDLYEPTVLAGSPQFLEYLISVFKDVKITFPNQDFKN, from the coding sequence ATGCCTCAACACCATTTAAAAAACGAAAATTTGGAAACAAATAAAGAATTTCAACGCTATCTTGATGTTGCTCGTATTGCTGCATTAGAAGGAGGCCGTATATTAAAAAACGGTTTCAAAGCAGACAAACGGGTAGAATGGAAAGGAGATATCGATCCTGTAACAGAATTTGACCGTGCTGCAGAATTAGTGATCAGAAAAACAATAAGTGCCCATTTTCCTGACCATGAGATTTTAGGTGAAGAAGGCGGCTTTGAATCAGGAAAAAGCAAAGTCCGTTGGATTGTAGATCCCATTGACGGCACAGCGAACTTTACTCGAAAAATCCCTTTAGTTGCAGTTACTATTGGGGTGGAAGTAAATAACGAATTAGCGGTTGGAGTAGTCAACAATCCTATCATGGATGAAGAGTTTTACGCTGCAAAAAATATGGGAGCATTTTTTAATGGAGAAAGAATTTTTGTTTCTGAACTACAATCATTAAAAAAAGCCTATGTGGGTTTTGGATTGCGGCGCGAAAAAGAATACCGTGAACCAATGTTAGCAGCTACTGAAAAATTACTTAGTGAAGTCCGTACTATTCGACGTTTGGGATGTGCAGCTTTATCGCTAGCATATATTGCTTGTGGCCGTATTGACGGGCTTTCTGAAATTTGTCTAAAACCATGGGATATGGCTGGTGGAGCATTGATTCTTAAAGAAGCTGGAGGTCAATTAGCTAACCTTAATGGTTCCCCCTTTGATCTATATGAACCAACGGTCCTTGCAGGAAGTCCACAATTTTTGGAATATTTAATTTCTGTATTCAAAGATGTAAAAATAACTTTCCCTAATCAAGATTTTAAAAACTAA
- a CDS encoding pyruvate carboxylase subunit B codes for MKNIQITETILRDGQQSLIATRMPTKDMLPIIEKMDAVGYRSLEMWGGATFDAALRFLNEDPWDRLKQIKQLARQTPLQMLIRGQTLVGYRPYAHDTVDLFIRKSIENGINIVRIFDALNDIRNIKAPLKAVKKYGGIAQLALSYTVSPVHDSKYYCDLAQSYCQLGADEIAIKDMSGILQPYEGYRLITILKKAIPGIPIALHTHDTAGIGSMLYIKAAEAGVDIIDTSLSGLGGGTAQPCTESIVYGLTQSGVKTLLNDNILKEVSEYFKGLRSQYIHEGLLDITALITEPEILSCQLPGGMLSNLVMQLKMQKAEHRYEEVLKEVPKVRADFGYPPLVTPMSQIVATQAILNILSGEDYSTFSKEAKDYIQGLYGQSPAPIEAKIKKKAGVSASLKENITNLAIPEINKAKKQYPIAENDEELLSCILLPQAAVPFLRNKKVHKQSIHVEIVS; via the coding sequence ATCCCTTATAGCAACACGTATGCCCACTAAAGATATGCTTCCGATCATCGAAAAAATGGATGCTGTTGGATACCGTTCGCTAGAGATGTGGGGAGGAGCAACATTTGATGCTGCTTTGCGTTTTCTCAACGAAGATCCATGGGATCGTCTTAAACAAATTAAACAATTAGCACGCCAGACTCCTTTGCAAATGCTGATTCGCGGACAAACTTTAGTAGGATATAGGCCTTATGCGCATGACACTGTAGATTTATTTATTAGGAAGTCTATAGAAAATGGCATTAATATTGTTAGAATTTTTGACGCGCTTAATGATATTCGTAATATCAAAGCACCTCTTAAAGCAGTTAAAAAATATGGCGGTATTGCTCAATTAGCACTTTCCTATACAGTTAGTCCTGTTCACGATTCAAAATATTACTGTGATTTAGCACAATCTTACTGCCAATTAGGAGCGGACGAGATTGCTATCAAAGATATGTCTGGAATCTTGCAGCCCTATGAAGGATATCGTCTTATCACTATACTCAAAAAAGCTATTCCTGGAATTCCCATTGCCCTGCATACGCACGATACAGCCGGTATAGGCAGCATGCTTTACATCAAGGCTGCCGAAGCTGGAGTTGATATTATAGATACTTCGCTTTCTGGGCTGGGAGGAGGCACAGCTCAGCCATGTACAGAAAGTATTGTATATGGCCTTACACAAAGCGGCGTAAAAACCTTGCTCAATGACAATATACTAAAGGAAGTATCTGAATATTTCAAAGGATTGCGTAGTCAATACATTCACGAAGGATTACTTGATATCACTGCATTAATAACAGAACCAGAAATTCTATCATGCCAGCTACCAGGTGGAATGTTAAGCAACCTGGTTATGCAGCTGAAAATGCAAAAGGCAGAACACCGTTATGAAGAAGTCCTCAAAGAAGTACCCAAAGTTCGTGCCGATTTCGGATACCCTCCGTTAGTAACACCGATGAGTCAAATTGTTGCTACTCAAGCGATTCTTAATATTCTCTCTGGAGAGGATTATAGTACTTTTTCAAAAGAAGCAAAAGACTATATTCAAGGGCTTTATGGGCAAAGTCCAGCTCCTATTGAAGCAAAAATCAAAAAGAAAGCTGGTGTTTCTGCATCACTCAAAGAAAATATTACTAATTTAGCGATCCCTGAAATTAACAAAGCAAAAAAACAATATCCAATAGCAGAAAATGATGAAGAATTATTATCGTGTATTCTGTTACCTCAAGCAGCAGTTCCTTTTTTAAGAAATAAAAAAGTTCACAAACAATCAATTCATGTAGAAATTGTTTCTTAA